One stretch of Arachis duranensis cultivar V14167 chromosome 1, aradu.V14167.gnm2.J7QH, whole genome shotgun sequence DNA includes these proteins:
- the LOC127747736 gene encoding uncharacterized protein LOC127747736, which produces MRKQQIEEVKSTRNFLQLADNSLKFSLGVVENLLVKVRTFIFLADFVIFDMEEDVNASIILRRPFLATGRALIDVQKCELTLRVNDEQIVLNVFKALQHPNDYADCMKIDITNPLVQEALEEEDFNESLESSIEVEVGEIEDYRPPKGASYIPSKDYNQIAVDPYDQEKTVFTCSFGVFAYHHMPFALCNAPVTFQSDVAIGAVLEKRQDEILHVIYYASRVLNDAQRNYTTTEKELLDVVLLLQEFDIEISDRKGSENQVVDHFSHIELVKAQEPPPPLHEEFPDEHLLAIHKTL; this is translated from the exons ATGCGCAAACAACAAATTGAAGAGGTAAAATCCACCAGAAATTTTTTACAACTTGCTGACAATTCTCTTAAATTTTCTTtaggtgttgttgagaatttaCTGGTGAAGGTGCGGACGTTCATATTCCTTGCAGATTTTGTCATCTTCGATATGGAGGAGGATGTCAATGCTTCTATTATATTGAGAAGACCTTTCCTTGCTACAGGGAGAGCCTTAATTGATGTTCAAAAATGTGAATTAACATTGAGGGTGAATGATGAACAAATTGTGCTCAATGTATTTAAAGCCCTACAGCATCCTAATGATTATGCGGATTGCATGAAAATTGATATCACTAATCCATTGGTGCAAGAGGcattagaagaagaagattttaatGAGTCACTTGAGTCCTCTATTGAAGTTGAAGTGGGTGAAATTGAAGATTACAGACCACCCAAGGGAGCATCATACATTCCTTCAAAGGA TTACAATCAAATTGCTGTGGACCCTTATGATCAAGAGAAGACCGTGTTCACATGTTCCTTTGGAGTCTTTGCTTACCACCATATGCCTTTTGCTTTGTGCAATGCTCCTGtgactttccaaag TGATGTTGCAATTGGAGCTGTTTTGGAAAAAAGGCAAGATGAGATTTTACATGTTATATATTATGCAAGCAGGGTACTCAATGATGCTCAAAGGAATTATACAACTACTGAGAAGGAGTTACTTGATGTG GTGCttcttctacaagagtttgatattgaaatcAGCGATAGGAAGGGTTCCGAAAATCAAGTAGTGGACCACTTTTCTCATATTGAACTTGTGAAAGCTCAAGAACCTCCACCTCCGCTTCATGAAGAGTTCCCTGATGAGCATTTATTGGCGATTCACAAGACACTCTAG